CCTTGACGCTCATTTTAACGGTTCCACCAGTTTCTTGATAATGGCATCGGTGATATTTTTCTTCTCATCTTTAAAGGTCGGCATCAGGTACGGCCGGGCCGGTATTCTTGTGGCATAGTTGCGTCCGGTCATGCCGCCGAATTCATGTATCCGGGCATAGACGATATTGGGGCCGACGCGAACCTGATAGCCGTTCGAGACCTTTTTGGCCCCGCTCTGCGGATTAACGGCAATCGACCGGCGAAGCGTGCCCGTGCGCGAACGCAGATCAGGATAGGGCGAACGTCCTTTGATATGCAAGGTGCCCCCGCGCTGGAGCCGCTTCTTTAAAGCGCGTTCCATGATGCGCCCGGCGGTCTGCAAACCGCTTGACAGATTCTTTTGCATATCGCGGGTCATCTTACGGAGTTTAATCGACTCCGTTTTGTTATCGCCTATGGATATCGTGATTTCCATGTCAGCGCAGTCTCCGATATTTGCGGACGATTTCGTTTACGAATTCCGGTATCTTGTCAGTCGAAAACGTAACCGTCTGATCGCCGAAGGTCTTGCTGGATTCGCCATGTAAATTCTCGGTGAACTTTTTCCGTTTCACCGCCACCAATTCCATAACGGCCAATTTAAGGTCAGAGGGCACGACGGCAACGGCATATCCGTATTTGTAGGATATCTTATAACTCCGATGCGTCCGCAGGGAAAAGATACCGCCGTCCGTGAAGAATAGTTTACCGCTATCGTTATCCTGGGCAAAGGTCGTACCCGTAAGATTCTGCCACGTCATTCCATCCCAATAATAAATATTCGCAATGGTCGTGGTCAGGGGCGCATACTTGGTGTAATGCGATTCAGTGCCGTCGCCCTCGAAGTATTCGTCATAAGCCGTCGTCGGGGTTATGAATTTCCGGCGGCAATGGTCGGCGATAAACTGCGAGGCGGCATTGATTAGATATTCCAGCATGACATCATGCGAAACATCATCTTCTGGAATCTCCAGATATCGCCGGGCTTCGTCCAGCGTAACCAATGCCAGGGTAGTATCGAGGCTCATTATCTTTTCCGCTTCTTGCCGGTATCGCTTTCGCCGAATCCTTTATTTTCGGCATCGGTTTCATTCATGGCCTTTTCATCGGAGAAATCGTCGGACGATTCCGGCTCGAAATTATCCG
This genomic stretch from Patescibacteria group bacterium harbors:
- a CDS encoding HK97 gp10 family phage protein, giving the protein MTRDMQKNLSSGLQTAGRIMERALKKRLQRGGTLHIKGRSPYPDLRSRTGTLRRSIAVNPQSGAKKVSNGYQVRVGPNIVYARIHEFGGMTGRNYATRIPARPYLMPTFKDEKKNITDAIIKKLVEPLK
- a CDS encoding phage gp6-like head-tail connector protein — protein: MSLDTTLALVTLDEARRYLEIPEDDVSHDVMLEYLINAASQFIADHCRRKFITPTTAYDEYFEGDGTESHYTKYAPLTTTIANIYYWDGMTWQNLTGTTFAQDNDSGKLFFTDGGIFSLRTHRSYKISYKYGYAVAVVPSDLKLAVMELVAVKRKKFTENLHGESSKTFGDQTVTFSTDKIPEFVNEIVRKYRRLR